A window of Cryptomeria japonica chromosome 3, Sugi_1.0, whole genome shotgun sequence contains these coding sequences:
- the LOC131038767 gene encoding cytochrome P450 CYP72A616, with protein MGFLFWAVTVVSAGIAIILLEVVKAIWLKPLHFKKFFEAQGIQGPSYKFIYGNAPDIVKMARQESSNTKSLLGHNIVPRVLPAFHQWSKTYGQVYVYWFGNKPRLYVPDPPLVREILSNKFGNHKRVSNNPNGPPPLKHRGLVELEGEKWAQHKKIINPSFHMDVLKGMIPQIAECATNMIEEWRKLVSSGANEINVLKEFSCLTSDIISHTAFGSSYAEGKYMFHLLSQRLLLIFEKSRSFNIPGSRFLPTKKNMQQRWLTKEINKCARQVIESRERAVRIGKSADYGADLLGLMMNANKEQGEKVHMTTDEIIAECITFYTAGHETTSILLTWTMILLGMHQDWQELARKEVLEMCGKNDFPNADTVNGLKIMGMIFNESLRLYPPGIALLRQTDKPVKLGRISIPAGTELHIPILTMHHDPSLWGDNADEFNPERFREGISKAAKHPNAFMPFSLGPKICIGQNFALLEAKVVLAMILQRFSFLISPNYIHAPVHSLMLKPQYGAQVILHMI; from the exons ATGGGATTTCTTTTCTGGGCTGTAACTGTGGTTTCAGCTGGTATAGCAATTATTCTACTGGAAGTTGTAAAGGCCATATGGTTGAAACCACTACATTTCAAAAAGTTCTTTGAAGCTCAAGGGATTCAAGGCCCTTCCTACAAGTTTATCTATGGGAATGCtcctgatattgttaaaatggctaGACAGGAGAGCTCTAATACAAAGTCACTGTTAGGACACAACATAGTTCCTCGAGTTCTTCCAGCTTTTCATCAATGGAGTAAAACCTATG GGCAGGTGTATGTTTATTGGTTTGGGAATAAGCCCAGGCTTTATGTTCCTGATCCTCCGCTTGTGAGAGAGATACTATCAAACAAGTTTGGGAATCACAAAAGAGTTTCAAATAACCCTAATGGGCCTCCTCCATTGAAACATCGGGGACTTGTAGAGTTAGAGGGTGAAAAATGGGCACAGCATAAAAAAATCATTAATCCTTCTTTTCATATGGATGTCTTGAAG GGCATGATTCCTCAAATTGCAGAGTGTGCGACCAATATGATTGAAGAATGGAGGAAATTGGTATCTTCAGGTGCCAATGAAATtaatgtcttgaaagaattttctTGTCTTACATCAGATATTATTTCACACACAGCATTTGGAAGCAGTTATGCAGAGGGGAAATACATGTTCCATTTACTGTCCCAGCGACTGCTCCTCATATTTGAAAAATCTCGCAGTTTTAATATTCCGGGTTCCAG GTTTCTTCCTACAAAAAAGAACATGCAACAAAGGTGGTTGACAAAAGAGATCAATAAATGTGCAAGACAGGTGATTGAAAGCAGGGAGAGGGCTGTTCGGATAGGAAAGTCAGCGGACTACGGTGCTGATTTACTTGGACTAATGATGAATGCCAACAAGGAACAAGGAGAAAAAGTGCACATGACAACAGATGAAATAATTGCTGAATGCATAACTTTCTATACAGCTGGACATGAAACTACATCAATCCTCTTGACATGGACCATGATCTTGTTGGGAATGCATCAAGACTGGCAAGAACTCGCACGTAAGGAGGTCTTAGAAATGTGCGGAAAAAACGATTTCCCAAATGCAGACACTGTGAATGGCCTAAAGATT ATGGGGATGATTTTCAACGAATCATTGAGACTTTATCCACCAGGGATAGCACTACTCCGACAAACGGATAAGCCAGTAAAGCTTGGCAGAATCTCAATTCCTGCAGGTACGGAACTTCATATTCCGATCCTCACAATGCACCATGACCCATCTTTATGGGGAGACAACGCAGACGAATTCAACCCAGAGCGGTTCAGAGAAGGAATTTCAAAAGCTGCCAAGCATCCAAATGCATTCATGCCATTTTCATTAGGCCCCAAGATTTGCATTGGTCAAAACTTTGCACTATTAGAGGCCAAAGTGGTACTGGCCATGATTTTGCAACGGTTTTCCTTTTTGATTTCACCTAATTACATCCATGCACCAGTACATTCGCTCATGCTTAAACCCCAATATGGAGCTCAGGTCATTCTCCACatgatttaa